From Phycodurus eques isolate BA_2022a chromosome 20, UOR_Pequ_1.1, whole genome shotgun sequence, a single genomic window includes:
- the LOC133395871 gene encoding voltage-dependent calcium channel gamma-7 subunit-like isoform X2: MSWFSTRALTLLSSSFGGCGLLLVGAAVSSDYWLLMEEGVVLQQNQSTQVKMALHSGLWRVCFVAGPENGRCVASEYFSEPEVEITTENTANILKMVRTATPFPVVSLLFVFIAFVVSSVGHVRPQRTILAFVSGIFFILSGLSLVVGLVLYISSINDEVMNRPREAEQFFHYRYGWSFALAASSFLLKEGAGVMSVYLFMKRYAEEELFRPHPALYRPRLSDCSDYSGHFLHPDSWAPPPRSRSKSDVSSDISIQLNHAAPPSSSSSSSFQPHPLLHAAAHTFPRAPHGQPWSHLGDHLPMAAPPSAVLPPRYHAHMRMSASPC; this comes from the exons ATGAGTTGGTTCAGCACGCGTGCGCTGACGCTGCTGTCGTCTTCGTTCGGGGGGTGcggcctcctcctggtgggcGCGGCCGTGTCCAGCGACTATTGGCTGCTGATGGAGGAGGGCGTGGTCCTGCAGCAGAACCAGAGCACCCAGGTCAAGATGGCGCTGCACTCGGGCCTGTGGCGCGTCTGCTTCGTGGCAG GCCCCGAGAACGGTCGCTGCGTGGCGTCCGAGTACTTCAGCGAACCTGAGGTGGAGATCACCACGGAGAACACGGCCAACATCCTCA AAATGGTGCGCACGGCCACGCCGTTCCCGGTGGTGTCGTTGCTGTTCGTGTTCATCGCCTTCGTGGTCAGCAGCGTGGGTCACGTCAGGCCCCAGCGGACCATCCTGGCCTTCGTCTCCGGAATATTCTTCATCCTGTCAG gcCTGAGCCTGGTGGTGGGCCTCGTCTTGTACATCTCCAGCATCAACGATGAAGTGATGAACCGACCGCGCGAGGCCGAGCAGTTCTTCCACTATCGCTACGGATGGTCCTTCGCACTCGCCGCCTCCTCCTTCCTGCTTAAAGAG GGCGCAGGCGTGATGTCGGTCTACCTCTTCATGAAGCGCTACGCCGAGGAGGAGCTTTTCCGGCCGCACCCCGCCCTCTACCGCCCTCGCTTGTCGGACTGCAGCGACTACAGCGGCCATTTCCTGCACCCCGACTCGTGGGCGCCGCCCCCGCGCAGCCGCAGCAAATCTGACGTCTCCTCGGACATCTCCATCCAGCTCAACCATGCCGCGcccccctcttcctcctcctcctcctctttccagCCGCACCCCCTCCTTCACGCCGCCGCCCACACCTTCCCGCGGGCGCCCCACGGGCAGCCCTGGTCCCACCTGGGCGACCACCTTCCCATGGCGGCCCCTCCCTCGGCCGTTCTTCCACCGCGCTACCACGCGCACATGCGGATGAGCGCCTCGCCGTGCTAA
- the LOC133395870 gene encoding voltage-dependent calcium channel gamma-4 subunit-like, protein MEAKSRNVPSDLSFLPRPALVWCERGIQVLLTTVGAFAAFALMTVAIGTDYWLYARAFICNSTANSSSAQDDSGAKDKKDPGALTHSGLWRICCLEGLKRGVCSQINHFPDDADYDQDSAEYLLRVVRASSMFPILSAVLLLLGGVCVASSSFYKSKRNVILGGGILFVAAGLSNIIGVIVYISAALSDISPKKDEDKKWHYSYGWSFYFGGLSFILAEMVGVLAVNIYIEKNKELRCRSRADLFKSTTHAVMRLPSYRFRRRSRSSSRSTDPPRSQETSPVGAKTFSLPPSAPPFSVATLPNPHHGSSGGGGDISMYTLSRDAKLGSLGGGAPPLYGTMDRAALYQLHNYFPKDGGSGGSGGAAHVGSGTLPSHSKSNLAAAAQTSAPLNSAGTGAAAAVPAGAAQAPMSTATMERDRGNVGTLDRLTAKRDRDSNSDTLNRKTTPV, encoded by the exons atgGAGGCAAAAAGCAGGAACGTGCCCTCAG ACCTGAGCTTCCTGCCGCGTCCGGCGCTGGTGTGGTGCGAGCGCGGCATTCAGGTGCTGCTGACCACCGTGGGCGCGTTCGCCGCCTTCGCCCTGATGACGGTGGCCATCGGCACCGACTACTGGCTGTACGCGCGCGCCTTCATCTGCAACAGCACCGCCAACTCGTCTTCGGCGCAGGACGACAGCGGCGCCAAGGACAAGAAGGATCCCGGCGCCCTCACGCACTCGGGACTGTGGAGGATCTGCTGCCTGGAAG GTTTGAAGCGAGGTGTGTGCTCCCAGATCAATCATTTCCCGGACGACGCCGACTACGACCAAGACTCCGCCGAGTATCTGCTGC gtGTGGTGCGCGCATCCAGCATGTTCCCCATCCTGAGCGCCGTGCTGCTTCTGCTGGGCGGCGTGTGCGTGGCCTCCAGCAGCTTCTACAAAAGCAAAAGGAACGTCATCCTGGGGGGAGGAATCCTCTTCGTGGCCGCAG GCCTGAGCAACATCATCGGCGTGATCGTTTACATCTCGGCGGCGCTCAGCGACATCTCGCCCAAGAAGGACGAAGACAAGAAGTGGCACTACTCGTACGGGTGGTCCTTCTACTTCGGGGGCCTTTCCTTCATCCTGGCCGAGATGGTGGGCGTCCTGGCCGTCAACATCTACATCGAGAAGAACAAGGAGCTGCGCTGCCGCTCGCGCGCCGACCTCTTCAAGAGCACCACGCACGCCGTGATGCGCCTGCCCAGCTACCGCTTCCGCAGGCGCTCGCGCTCCAGCTCGCGCTCTACCGACCCGCCGCGCTCGCAGGAGACGTCGCCCGTCGGGGCCAAAACCTTCAGCCTGCCGCCGTCCGCGCCCCCGTTCTCCGTAGCCACCCTACCCAACCCCCACCAcggcagcagcggcggcggcggcgacatCTCCATGTACACCCTGTCCAGGGACGCCAAGCTGGGCAGCCTGGGCGGTGGTGCGCCGCCCCTCTACGGCACCATGGATCGCGCCGCTCTCTACCAGCTGCACAACTACTTCCCCAAGGACGGCGGCAGCGGCGGCAGCGGAGGGGCCGCGCACGTCGGTAGCGGCACGCTCCCGTCGCACTCCAAATCCAACTTGGCGGCCGCCGCCCAGACCTCCGCCCCGCTGAATAGCGCCGGCAcgggcgccgccgccgccgtccccGCCGGCGCCGCGCAGGCGCCGATGTCCACCGCCACCATGGAGCGGGACAGGGGCAACGTGGGAACGCTGGACCGACTGACCGCCAAGAGAGACCGTGACAGCAACTCGGACACGCTCAACAGGAAAACCACGCCCGTTTGA
- the LOC133395871 gene encoding voltage-dependent calcium channel gamma-7 subunit-like isoform X1 — translation MTSKVDRSRRKEAAARGEDATSHFTMSWFSTRALTLLSSSFGGCGLLLVGAAVSSDYWLLMEEGVVLQQNQSTQVKMALHSGLWRVCFVAGPENGRCVASEYFSEPEVEITTENTANILKMVRTATPFPVVSLLFVFIAFVVSSVGHVRPQRTILAFVSGIFFILSGLSLVVGLVLYISSINDEVMNRPREAEQFFHYRYGWSFALAASSFLLKEGAGVMSVYLFMKRYAEEELFRPHPALYRPRLSDCSDYSGHFLHPDSWAPPPRSRSKSDVSSDISIQLNHAAPPSSSSSSSFQPHPLLHAAAHTFPRAPHGQPWSHLGDHLPMAAPPSAVLPPRYHAHMRMSASPC, via the exons ATGAGTTGGTTCAGCACGCGTGCGCTGACGCTGCTGTCGTCTTCGTTCGGGGGGTGcggcctcctcctggtgggcGCGGCCGTGTCCAGCGACTATTGGCTGCTGATGGAGGAGGGCGTGGTCCTGCAGCAGAACCAGAGCACCCAGGTCAAGATGGCGCTGCACTCGGGCCTGTGGCGCGTCTGCTTCGTGGCAG GCCCCGAGAACGGTCGCTGCGTGGCGTCCGAGTACTTCAGCGAACCTGAGGTGGAGATCACCACGGAGAACACGGCCAACATCCTCA AAATGGTGCGCACGGCCACGCCGTTCCCGGTGGTGTCGTTGCTGTTCGTGTTCATCGCCTTCGTGGTCAGCAGCGTGGGTCACGTCAGGCCCCAGCGGACCATCCTGGCCTTCGTCTCCGGAATATTCTTCATCCTGTCAG gcCTGAGCCTGGTGGTGGGCCTCGTCTTGTACATCTCCAGCATCAACGATGAAGTGATGAACCGACCGCGCGAGGCCGAGCAGTTCTTCCACTATCGCTACGGATGGTCCTTCGCACTCGCCGCCTCCTCCTTCCTGCTTAAAGAG GGCGCAGGCGTGATGTCGGTCTACCTCTTCATGAAGCGCTACGCCGAGGAGGAGCTTTTCCGGCCGCACCCCGCCCTCTACCGCCCTCGCTTGTCGGACTGCAGCGACTACAGCGGCCATTTCCTGCACCCCGACTCGTGGGCGCCGCCCCCGCGCAGCCGCAGCAAATCTGACGTCTCCTCGGACATCTCCATCCAGCTCAACCATGCCGCGcccccctcttcctcctcctcctcctctttccagCCGCACCCCCTCCTTCACGCCGCCGCCCACACCTTCCCGCGGGCGCCCCACGGGCAGCCCTGGTCCCACCTGGGCGACCACCTTCCCATGGCGGCCCCTCCCTCGGCCGTTCTTCCACCGCGCTACCACGCGCACATGCGGATGAGCGCCTCGCCGTGCTAA